The genomic window ACTGACGGCCTTGTCTATCTTGCGGTCATTCTCGATGTCTTCTCCCGGAAAGTTGTTGGCTGGGCGATCTCCACGAGGATCGATACGGAGTTGACCCGCGGGGCGTTACGGATGGCTATTGAGACGAGATGTCCCCCAAGAGGCTGCATTCACCATTCAGACAGGGGTATGCAGTACGCCGCACACGAGTACGTCGATGATTTGAAGGCCGCCGGCTTCCAGATCAGCATGTCACGTAAGGGGAACCCTTACGACAATGCTCAGGCGGAGAGCTTTATGAAAACCCTGAAGAACGAGGAGGTGTACCTATGGGACTATAAGACCTTTGAGGACGTAAGGAAACGGGTTCCCTATTTTATCGAGGAAGTGTACAATGAAAGACGGTTGCATTCGGCACTGGGCTATTGTCCACCAAACGAATACGAAGCCCTGGTGGCAAACAAAGAAACCAGAACGCGTCAGACCCAGCTAACCTCAGAGGCACTTAGTGTCTAGCCTGTGGGGGTCACTCCACCTACTAGTGTCCCACCAAAAGGATTCAAGACCAGAGCAAGTTTCTACAATCCTCAGGTGCTTCATAAGGTTTTGATCGTGCAAGACTTCATTCTCACTATTGAAGACGATAATCTTCGAGACCTGTTTCGGCTCGCCTTTGCTTCGACGATGGTCAGCTAC from Thermodesulfovibrionales bacterium includes these protein-coding regions:
- a CDS encoding IS3 family transposase is translated as MYPDTDGLVYLAVILDVFSRKVVGWAISTRIDTELTRGALRMAIETRCPPRGCIHHSDRGMQYAAHEYVDDLKAAGFQISMSRKGNPYDNAQAESFMKTLKNEEVYLWDYKTFEDVRKRVPYFIEEVYNERRLHSALGYCPPNEYEALVANKETRTRQTQLTSEALSV